The following are from one region of the Hydrogenophaga sp. BPS33 genome:
- a CDS encoding LysR family transcriptional regulator, whose product MSRVTLLNLETLCCIAQLGTFAAAARKMHASQPAISARIRDIESVMGVKLFQRQGRRMELTWQGRDLVQLVEPLLRRLDGAVGQIDNPASMTGTVRMAAGEIAALSWFPVFMARLRQLMPRVSYEIDVDLTTSMNAKLSNGKTDVALLAGPVVAKDVHSMPLGSVRMMWMTSPLMRQALQDAATPQEIVSRQPIWSLSYPSASHNMTMSMLEEWGIESARINTCNHIMSLIAMIATGAGTALLPEILVRDHIARAELVPLFPHETTSKIQFVIAWRSDMSPTVLRNIVDMAQQCSSFERGD is encoded by the coding sequence ATGTCAAGAGTCACTCTGCTCAACCTCGAAACGCTCTGCTGCATCGCTCAGTTGGGCACCTTTGCCGCGGCAGCGCGGAAGATGCATGCCTCGCAGCCCGCCATTTCAGCGCGCATCCGAGACATTGAATCGGTGATGGGCGTCAAGCTGTTCCAGCGCCAGGGACGGCGCATGGAGCTCACCTGGCAAGGCAGGGACCTGGTACAGCTCGTGGAGCCCCTGCTGCGCCGCCTGGACGGTGCGGTCGGCCAGATCGACAACCCGGCGTCGATGACGGGAACGGTGCGCATGGCAGCTGGCGAAATCGCGGCCCTGTCCTGGTTTCCGGTCTTCATGGCGCGGTTGCGCCAGCTCATGCCGCGTGTGTCGTACGAGATCGACGTCGATCTCACCACCTCCATGAACGCCAAGCTGTCGAACGGCAAAACGGATGTGGCGCTGCTGGCCGGGCCTGTGGTGGCCAAGGACGTGCATTCCATGCCGCTCGGCTCGGTGCGCATGATGTGGATGACCTCGCCCTTGATGCGTCAGGCGCTCCAGGATGCAGCGACACCGCAAGAGATCGTGTCACGCCAGCCCATCTGGTCGCTTTCGTATCCCTCCGCCAGCCACAACATGACGATGTCGATGCTGGAGGAATGGGGCATTGAATCGGCGCGCATCAACACCTGCAACCACATCATGTCGTTGATCGCCATGATCGCCACGGGCGCCGGTACCGCGCTGTTGCCCGAGATCCTGGTGCGCGACCACATCGCGCGCGCCGAACTGGTCCCGCTGTTTCCGCACGAGACGACGTCGAAGATTCAATTCGTCATCGCATGGCGCAGCGACATGTCGCCGACGGTGCTGCGAAACATCGTCGACATGGCACAACAGTGCTCATCGTTCGAACGCGGCGACTGA
- a CDS encoding CaiB/BaiF CoA transferase family protein, whose amino-acid sequence MNTSEKKTGALDGIRVLDLATMIVGPMATQALGDMGADIIKIEPLEGDLTRRIGPRQSADMGAFFLGSNRNKRSICLDLKQPAAQAVLERLVRESDVVLHSIRTDAARRLGLDYERLRALQPSIILCHVKGFSDEGPYAGKPAYDDVAQATSGLAALQSVVSGEPRYVPSILADKITGLHAAFAVATALVHRERTGEGQEVNVPMFETMVAFNMIEHQWGESFVPPLAGMGYPPVSTAARRPFKTADGYLCVLPYNDAQWIRFCAAIGDPALTADPRYSNHAARQSDQTGFWNEVGRQVAKKTTDEWIALLTAADVPFGRVNSLEDLLADPHLQATGFWEEREHPSEGRLRVPRNPIDMPASPTGVHRLPPRLGEHTAEILESLGFGRSDIVELQSHGAIGHADSAPGARP is encoded by the coding sequence ATGAATACCTCTGAAAAGAAAACGGGCGCCCTTGATGGCATCCGCGTACTCGATCTCGCGACCATGATCGTGGGGCCCATGGCCACCCAGGCGCTAGGCGACATGGGGGCCGACATTATCAAGATCGAACCCCTTGAGGGGGACCTCACCCGCCGCATCGGCCCGCGCCAATCGGCCGATATGGGGGCCTTCTTTCTGGGTAGCAACCGAAACAAGCGCAGCATTTGCCTTGACTTGAAGCAGCCCGCTGCGCAAGCCGTGCTCGAGCGGCTCGTGCGCGAATCCGACGTCGTTCTCCATTCCATCCGCACCGATGCGGCGCGGCGACTCGGCCTCGACTACGAGCGGCTGCGCGCGCTGCAACCGTCGATCATCCTCTGTCACGTGAAGGGCTTCTCTGACGAAGGCCCTTACGCGGGCAAGCCGGCGTATGACGACGTCGCGCAAGCCACGTCGGGCCTGGCGGCCCTGCAGTCGGTGGTGTCGGGGGAGCCGCGTTACGTACCGTCCATCCTCGCCGACAAGATCACCGGGTTGCACGCCGCGTTCGCGGTCGCCACCGCACTCGTGCACCGCGAGCGAACCGGGGAAGGGCAGGAAGTCAACGTGCCGATGTTCGAGACCATGGTGGCCTTCAACATGATCGAGCACCAATGGGGCGAGAGCTTCGTGCCGCCGCTGGCGGGCATGGGTTACCCGCCGGTCAGCACGGCGGCCCGGCGCCCGTTCAAAACAGCGGACGGCTACCTTTGCGTTCTGCCCTACAACGATGCCCAGTGGATCCGCTTTTGCGCTGCGATTGGCGACCCGGCCTTGACCGCGGACCCACGCTACAGCAACCACGCTGCGCGCCAGTCCGATCAGACCGGGTTCTGGAACGAGGTGGGCCGGCAAGTCGCGAAGAAGACCACCGACGAGTGGATCGCCTTGCTGACAGCAGCCGACGTTCCTTTCGGGCGCGTGAATTCGCTGGAGGATTTGCTCGCCGATCCGCACCTCCAGGCGACCGGCTTTTGGGAGGAGCGCGAGCATCCCAGCGAAGGGCGGCTACGAGTGCCACGCAACCCGATCGACATGCCCGCCTCGCCGACGGGAGTGCACCGCCTGCCGCCCCGCCTGGGTGAACACACTGCCGAAATCCTGGAATCGTTGGGGTTCGGCCGTTCCGACATTGTCGAACTGCAATCCCACGGCGCCATTGGCCACGCGGACAGTGCGCCCGGCGCGAGGCCATAG
- a CDS encoding flavin reductase family protein encodes MELQEISLDEAHDTRQIRNALGRFPTGVTVITTQAPDGKREGLTANSFSALSLDPPLILWSISRRSPSLAGFLASGHFAINVLSAGQAEMSHRFATPSEDKFAGLKVGVGVGASPLLEGVIARFECSIDSTVDGGDHLLFVGRVHRLAYGDGEPLIFNAGRYCTALTLRTGTAASDLDGIWAGLG; translated from the coding sequence ATGGAGCTGCAAGAGATATCGCTGGACGAGGCGCACGATACGCGGCAGATCCGCAACGCACTCGGTCGCTTTCCAACCGGGGTGACGGTCATTACCACGCAGGCGCCCGACGGCAAGCGCGAAGGGCTTACCGCCAACTCGTTCTCTGCGCTGTCACTGGACCCACCGCTCATCTTGTGGAGCATCAGCCGACGCTCGCCTTCTCTGGCCGGGTTCCTGGCATCGGGGCACTTTGCGATCAACGTGCTGTCCGCGGGCCAGGCCGAGATGTCCCACCGCTTCGCCACGCCCAGCGAAGACAAGTTCGCGGGGCTGAAAGTCGGCGTGGGTGTGGGCGCTTCGCCCTTGCTGGAAGGCGTGATCGCGCGCTTCGAATGCAGCATCGACAGCACGGTCGACGGCGGCGATCATCTGCTGTTCGTCGGCCGGGTGCACCGCCTCGCCTATGGGGACGGCGAACCACTGATCTTCAACGCCGGACGCTATTGCACGGCGCTCACGTTGCGCACGGGTACCGCGGCTTCTGATCTTGACGGCATCTGGGCCGGTCTGGGCTGA
- a CDS encoding LLM class flavin-dependent oxidoreductase, which produces MKLGFFTMPMHPIGKDWQQSLREDREAFVLADQLGFTEGYVGEHATDPEENITSSAMFLATLVDATQKIKLGTGTINMPNYHPAAIAAHIAMLDHLLGGRFILGISPGALPSDAEVFENHDLPRPAMFLEAINTLLKIWSSSPPYNIKGTYWNISTERTYIAETGMGTIPQPLQRPHPPIVVTAVAPFSQGITEAAARGWDPISANFLMPQWVKSHWTKYVEGCERAARAPDPANWRIAKTVFVAKDDATAARYAMGTDGPYYYYYRSLFGKLKRRGALGVFKADPKQSDDSVTLEQVMGKLMIHGSPASVADQLHAFRDEVGDFGTLLYAGVDWKDGELARNSMRLMAEKVMPAVTQPTELAT; this is translated from the coding sequence ATGAAGCTCGGCTTCTTCACCATGCCCATGCACCCCATCGGCAAAGACTGGCAGCAATCCCTGCGCGAGGACCGCGAGGCCTTTGTGCTCGCCGACCAACTGGGCTTTACCGAAGGCTATGTCGGAGAGCACGCCACCGACCCCGAAGAGAACATCACCTCCTCGGCCATGTTCCTGGCCACGCTGGTCGATGCGACCCAAAAGATCAAGCTGGGCACTGGCACCATCAACATGCCCAACTACCACCCGGCCGCCATCGCTGCCCACATCGCGATGCTCGACCATCTGCTGGGCGGTCGTTTCATCCTGGGCATCAGCCCCGGTGCGCTCCCCTCCGATGCGGAAGTGTTCGAGAACCACGATCTTCCGCGTCCGGCAATGTTTCTCGAAGCCATTAACACCTTGCTCAAGATCTGGAGCTCTTCGCCGCCGTACAACATCAAAGGCACGTACTGGAACATTTCGACAGAGCGCACGTACATAGCGGAGACCGGCATGGGCACCATCCCACAGCCGCTTCAGCGACCCCATCCACCCATCGTGGTCACCGCCGTGGCACCCTTTTCACAAGGCATCACGGAAGCCGCTGCGCGCGGCTGGGATCCGATCTCGGCCAACTTCCTGATGCCCCAATGGGTCAAGAGCCACTGGACGAAGTATGTCGAAGGATGCGAACGCGCCGCTCGCGCGCCCGATCCAGCGAACTGGCGCATCGCGAAGACCGTGTTCGTGGCAAAGGACGACGCAACGGCCGCGCGCTACGCCATGGGCACCGACGGTCCTTACTACTACTACTACCGTTCGCTGTTCGGAAAACTCAAGCGACGCGGTGCACTCGGTGTTTTCAAGGCCGATCCGAAACAGAGCGACGACAGCGTGACGCTTGAGCAGGTGATGGGCAAACTCATGATCCATGGCTCGCCTGCCAGTGTTGCTGACCAGTTGCACGCCTTTCGCGATGAGGTCGGTGACTTCGGCACGTTGCTGTACGCCGGCGTTGACTGGAAGGACGGCGAGCTGGCCCGCAACTCCATGCGTCTGATGGCAGAGAAGGTCATGCCAGCGGTCACCCAACCGACCGAATTGGCTACCTGA
- a CDS encoding Bug family tripartite tricarboxylate transporter substrate binding protein, with protein sequence MTQQTSHDTDAHVSRRTLLGSAAATAITLTFGGHALAQGHDAPLKIAVGFPPGGSGDLFARILADALREEISRPIVVENKPGGGGMTVAVGFLRAPKDGTQLMLATGSTAIAAPVSRAKPPYNPVEDFQWIALLSNAPFVIAVNAALPVNTLPELVAYCKARPGALSYGHAGLGTTVHLAAELFKDRAGIAVQDIAYPGSAPAITDTIAGNVQFIVETTGTLGPHQKSGRLRIISCMAEQREAIAPQVPTSREAGYDLIAGTCNLLAAPQGTPPQVIEPIAQAVVRIMTKPAIQEKLMQLGITPITRSGPQEARAFVTSEVARWSAVTKKLGIAL encoded by the coding sequence ATGACACAGCAGACCTCTCACGACACCGACGCTCACGTTTCTCGCCGCACCCTGTTAGGGAGCGCAGCAGCGACCGCGATCACGCTCACATTCGGCGGCCATGCGCTTGCGCAAGGCCACGATGCGCCACTCAAGATCGCTGTCGGCTTTCCCCCTGGCGGCTCCGGCGATCTTTTTGCCCGCATCCTCGCGGACGCGTTGCGCGAGGAAATCTCGCGCCCGATCGTGGTGGAGAACAAGCCCGGCGGCGGTGGCATGACCGTTGCGGTCGGCTTCCTGCGCGCGCCCAAAGACGGCACGCAATTGATGCTGGCCACCGGTTCCACGGCGATCGCGGCGCCTGTGTCGCGGGCCAAGCCGCCCTACAACCCGGTCGAGGATTTTCAATGGATCGCGCTGTTGTCCAACGCGCCCTTCGTCATCGCCGTGAATGCCGCCTTGCCCGTGAACACGCTTCCAGAACTGGTGGCTTACTGCAAGGCACGGCCCGGTGCGCTGTCCTATGGCCACGCGGGGCTTGGCACCACCGTGCACTTGGCGGCTGAACTTTTCAAGGACCGCGCCGGCATCGCCGTGCAAGACATCGCCTACCCTGGGAGTGCGCCCGCCATCACCGACACCATTGCCGGCAACGTGCAGTTCATCGTTGAGACCACTGGCACATTGGGCCCCCACCAGAAATCCGGGCGCTTGCGCATCATTTCCTGCATGGCCGAACAGCGCGAGGCGATTGCCCCGCAAGTCCCCACGTCGCGCGAAGCGGGCTACGATCTGATCGCCGGGACCTGCAATCTTCTGGCCGCGCCACAAGGAACGCCGCCGCAAGTCATCGAGCCTATTGCACAGGCCGTGGTCCGCATCATGACCAAGCCCGCGATTCAGGAAAAACTGATGCAGCTGGGCATCACCCCCATCACGCGATCGGGGCCACAAGAGGCGCGGGCATTCGTCACCAGTGAAGTGGCCCGCTGGAGTGCCGTGACCAAGAAACTGGGCATTGCCCTTTGA
- a CDS encoding nitronate monooxygenase → MVVEVTKAGGFGVLGASTFSPEQLEAELRWIDQHTDGKPYGIDVIIPTAYDKQAETSTEDLARLIPQEQRDFMNRLLADAQVPELPAEERERVHQEIVTGRGAMTPDGARRLLQVALAHPQVRLVVSALGSPPPDVMAELRSRHIIVGAMCGKAQHAAKHKAAGVDLIVAQGTEAGGHTGEIATMVLVPQVVQACGDEVAVLAAGGIATGAQIAASLALGAQGVWCGTVWLGTRESELDPFEKEVLFAAGADDTARRKARTGKTVRMLKSQLSEAWERDDAPDYLPTPLQGILYNEAHARVVRAQRKELYSFPAGQVVGMVNEESSVRDVMYRMQLEYVEAIERLVRLQGEA, encoded by the coding sequence GTGGTTGTCGAGGTCACCAAGGCGGGTGGCTTCGGTGTGCTGGGCGCGTCCACGTTCTCGCCCGAGCAGCTCGAAGCGGAACTGCGCTGGATCGACCAGCACACGGACGGCAAGCCGTACGGGATCGATGTGATCATTCCGACCGCCTATGACAAGCAAGCCGAGACGTCCACCGAGGATCTGGCGCGGCTCATCCCACAGGAGCAGCGCGACTTCATGAACCGGCTGCTCGCCGACGCGCAGGTGCCCGAGTTGCCTGCGGAGGAACGCGAGCGCGTCCACCAGGAGATCGTGACCGGCCGCGGGGCCATGACGCCCGACGGCGCAAGGCGCTTGTTGCAGGTCGCGCTGGCGCATCCCCAGGTCCGTTTGGTCGTCAGCGCGTTGGGATCGCCGCCGCCCGATGTGATGGCCGAGCTGCGCTCGCGCCACATCATTGTGGGCGCGATGTGCGGCAAGGCGCAACACGCGGCGAAACACAAGGCGGCCGGCGTCGACCTCATCGTCGCGCAGGGCACGGAAGCCGGTGGCCACACCGGCGAGATCGCCACGATGGTGCTGGTGCCGCAGGTGGTGCAGGCGTGCGGCGACGAGGTCGCCGTGCTGGCCGCAGGCGGGATCGCCACCGGCGCGCAGATCGCGGCCTCGCTCGCGCTGGGAGCGCAAGGCGTGTGGTGTGGCACCGTCTGGCTGGGCACGCGCGAGAGCGAACTGGACCCCTTCGAGAAGGAGGTGCTCTTCGCGGCGGGTGCGGACGACACTGCGCGCCGCAAGGCACGCACCGGGAAGACGGTGCGCATGCTCAAGAGCCAGTTGTCGGAAGCCTGGGAGAGGGACGACGCTCCCGACTATCTGCCGACACCGTTGCAAGGCATTCTTTACAACGAGGCGCACGCGCGTGTCGTGCGCGCGCAGCGCAAGGAGCTCTATTCGTTTCCTGCGGGCCAGGTCGTTGGCATGGTCAACGAGGAGAGTTCGGTGCGCGACGTGATGTACCGGATGCAACTGGAGTATGTGGAAGCCATTGAGCGCCTTGTTCGGCTGCAGGGGGAGGCGTGA
- a CDS encoding crotonase/enoyl-CoA hydratase family protein, which yields MFFQPQSAEAKEAYDSGQVQVEFGNGLVIITINRPEVRNSVNRAVSYGVCEAIDELDRNPELRVGILTGAGGNFCAGMDLKAFLRGEQTRVDGRGILGIALTPPRKPVICAVEGYALAGGFESVLACDLVVAAKDAQFGLPEVKRGLAAAAGGLLRLPRVLPKNVAMEVVLTGNTIGAQRLHHFGVVNVLSEPGEALADARALALQIVANAPMSLAASKRVMVEQQDWPLDDMFTRQKAITDPVLSSEDAQEGARAFAQKRPARWMNR from the coding sequence ATGTTCTTCCAGCCCCAATCCGCCGAAGCGAAGGAAGCCTACGACAGCGGGCAGGTCCAGGTCGAGTTCGGCAATGGCCTTGTCATCATCACCATCAACCGACCAGAAGTCCGCAACAGCGTCAACCGTGCGGTCTCGTATGGCGTGTGCGAGGCCATCGACGAACTCGACAGGAACCCCGAGTTGCGCGTGGGTATCTTGACGGGGGCGGGTGGCAACTTTTGCGCGGGCATGGATCTCAAGGCTTTCCTGCGCGGGGAGCAGACCCGGGTGGATGGCCGAGGCATCCTGGGAATCGCACTCACGCCGCCGCGCAAGCCGGTGATCTGCGCGGTGGAAGGCTATGCGCTCGCGGGCGGTTTCGAATCCGTGCTGGCATGCGACCTTGTGGTTGCTGCAAAGGATGCCCAGTTCGGCTTGCCAGAGGTCAAGCGCGGGCTGGCTGCTGCGGCCGGCGGGCTTCTCCGGTTGCCGCGCGTGCTGCCGAAGAACGTCGCCATGGAAGTCGTGCTGACGGGCAACACGATTGGCGCGCAAAGACTCCACCACTTCGGGGTGGTGAATGTTCTGAGCGAACCGGGTGAGGCGCTGGCCGACGCGCGGGCCCTCGCTTTGCAGATCGTGGCGAATGCACCGATGAGTCTTGCCGCGAGCAAGCGCGTGATGGTGGAGCAACAAGATTGGCCGCTCGACGACATGTTTACGCGGCAGAAAGCGATCACCGATCCGGTTCTTTCCTCCGAGGACGCACAAGAGGGCGCGCGTGCGTTTGCGCAGAAGCGGCCCGCGAGGTGGATGAACCGTTGA
- a CDS encoding TetR/AcrR family transcriptional regulator, producing MENTVTKPKRATAAHATTLEPADPDRPANAREIILREAAILFSTKGFAESGLREIATMAGIRSSTVYYYFASKDRLYEEIIRMAVDVIFDSVNAQLSNLPENASPRMRIEAAIEGHLTALHSNKPFTSTNAQSRIKLPAEVYAVIQPMRERYSDFWRSLIQEAVEGDCLEPGIEPRMLRPLILGTLNRTVGWFDADEGSLQSLLRTTITTFSGIWRKPVDAPREDAVVVKKSVKAAPRRKA from the coding sequence ATGGAAAACACAGTGACCAAGCCCAAGCGGGCAACGGCAGCACACGCCACGACGTTGGAACCTGCGGATCCCGACAGGCCGGCCAACGCCCGTGAAATCATTCTCCGCGAGGCCGCCATTCTGTTCTCGACGAAGGGCTTCGCCGAGTCCGGCCTCCGTGAAATCGCGACGATGGCGGGCATCAGGTCGTCGACGGTTTACTACTACTTCGCGTCCAAGGACCGGCTCTATGAAGAAATCATCCGGATGGCGGTCGATGTCATTTTCGATTCGGTGAATGCCCAGCTGAGCAACCTGCCCGAGAATGCGTCACCTCGCATGCGCATCGAGGCCGCCATTGAAGGACACCTCACCGCATTGCACTCGAACAAGCCCTTCACGTCGACGAACGCGCAGTCTCGTATCAAACTGCCGGCCGAGGTTTACGCCGTCATTCAGCCCATGCGCGAGCGCTACAGCGATTTCTGGCGGAGCTTGATCCAGGAAGCCGTCGAAGGGGACTGCCTCGAACCCGGCATCGAACCGCGCATGTTGCGCCCACTCATCCTTGGCACATTGAACCGCACGGTGGGTTGGTTCGATGCCGATGAGGGTTCGTTGCAATCGCTGCTGCGCACCACCATCACGACCTTCTCCGGCATCTGGCGCAAGCCGGTGGATGCACCCCGCGAAGACGCCGTGGTGGTGAAAAAATCGGTGAAAGCCGCGCCGCGACGCAAGGCCTAG
- a CDS encoding CaiB/BaiF CoA transferase family protein, with amino-acid sequence MHEKSSGPLAGVKVIELAGIGPSPFCCMLLADMGAEVLRVDRTGPADIGVASDPASQLLNRGRRSIAIDLKTSEGVALVKKLVAQSDVLVEGFRPGVTERLGLGPAECHAVNPLLVYGRMTGWGQDGPLAQTAGHDINYIALTGALDAIGNANGPPVPPLNLVGDFGGGALYLAFGILCALLEARTSGQGQVVDGAIVDGTVHLLTSVFGRLATGDWAPHRGGNLLDGSRPWYGVYETSDGLFVSVGAIENRFYQELLEQTGLGNDTALRDRDDPAVWPILRARLAAAFRQRTRDQWMQALGHSDACVAPVLAAHEASSHAHIQARGVLVEAHGVLQPAPAPRFSRSTPSIKRPPPTPGQHTHEILQEQGFDPAQIQQWHERGVVA; translated from the coding sequence ATGCATGAGAAATCGAGCGGCCCACTGGCCGGCGTCAAGGTGATCGAGTTGGCGGGGATTGGTCCCTCCCCGTTCTGCTGCATGCTGTTGGCGGACATGGGGGCAGAGGTGCTGCGGGTGGATCGAACCGGACCCGCCGACATCGGCGTCGCTTCGGATCCCGCGTCGCAGTTGCTCAACCGGGGCCGCCGCTCGATTGCCATCGACCTGAAGACATCCGAAGGCGTGGCGTTGGTGAAAAAGCTGGTGGCGCAATCCGACGTCCTGGTCGAAGGTTTTCGACCGGGCGTGACGGAACGCCTCGGCCTGGGCCCAGCGGAGTGCCACGCCGTGAATCCGCTGCTGGTGTATGGGCGCATGACGGGTTGGGGCCAGGACGGCCCGCTCGCGCAGACGGCGGGACATGACATCAACTACATCGCGCTGACCGGTGCGCTCGACGCCATCGGCAACGCCAACGGCCCCCCCGTTCCGCCACTGAACCTTGTCGGGGATTTCGGGGGCGGTGCGCTGTACCTTGCGTTCGGCATCCTCTGCGCCCTGCTCGAGGCGCGCACCAGCGGCCAGGGCCAGGTGGTCGACGGAGCCATCGTCGACGGAACCGTGCACTTGTTGACCAGTGTGTTCGGGCGGTTGGCCACGGGCGACTGGGCACCACACCGTGGGGGCAACCTTCTCGACGGCAGTCGGCCCTGGTATGGGGTCTATGAAACGAGCGACGGTCTCTTCGTTTCGGTCGGCGCGATCGAGAACCGCTTCTACCAGGAGCTGCTGGAGCAGACCGGGCTTGGCAACGACACCGCACTTCGCGACCGGGACGACCCTGCCGTCTGGCCGATTTTGCGCGCCCGGCTCGCAGCCGCGTTTCGCCAGCGGACGCGGGACCAATGGATGCAGGCGTTGGGACACAGCGATGCCTGCGTTGCGCCGGTGCTGGCTGCGCACGAGGCTTCATCACACGCTCACATCCAGGCGCGGGGAGTGCTTGTCGAAGCGCACGGCGTGCTGCAGCCCGCGCCCGCCCCGCGTTTCAGCCGGAGCACGCCATCGATCAAGCGTCCACCGCCCACACCCGGACAGCACACGCACGAGATCTTGCAGGAGCAGGGTTTCGATCCAGCACAAATCCAGCAATGGCACGAACGGGGCGTCGTGGCCTGA
- a CDS encoding bifunctional MaoC family dehydratase N-terminal/OB-fold nucleic acid binding domain-containing protein, giving the protein MSTNHTPTPSLTAELQAYVGRRGAPVYAWDRVNEAMVRQWCEVFDVDFPPFLDRQAGARSGHGGLIAPATMLPVWLMPGLRNRRPEGSDTADPRDIMKVLEREGFVGILGTNTEQEYERPLRPGELISCVHSVEAVSDEKQTRMGSGRFVTFLQEFFDEDNKPVGVMRLRILRFRPLVVPPARPSPPQPAINQDTAFFWQGLKSGQLLIQRCTSCGVLRHPPGPACTECHGLDWDTVTSSGRGKLFSFVVIHQPKHPAFDYPLPVGLIELEEGTRLVAPIQCTDASSLRTGMPMAVFIESVDGEDRLPWFRPVSEV; this is encoded by the coding sequence ATGTCCACCAACCACACACCTACCCCGTCTTTAACCGCCGAACTTCAGGCTTATGTCGGACGGCGAGGCGCCCCCGTTTATGCGTGGGACCGCGTGAACGAAGCGATGGTCCGCCAATGGTGCGAGGTGTTTGATGTCGACTTCCCGCCGTTCCTGGACAGGCAGGCTGGCGCGCGAAGCGGCCACGGTGGGTTGATCGCGCCCGCCACCATGCTGCCGGTGTGGCTCATGCCAGGGCTGCGCAACCGACGTCCGGAAGGCTCCGATACCGCAGACCCCCGAGACATCATGAAAGTCCTCGAGCGGGAAGGCTTTGTCGGCATTCTGGGCACCAATACCGAACAGGAATACGAGCGCCCCTTGCGACCGGGCGAGCTCATTTCCTGTGTGCACTCCGTCGAAGCGGTCAGCGATGAGAAGCAGACGCGCATGGGCTCCGGGCGGTTTGTCACATTCCTTCAGGAGTTCTTCGACGAGGACAACAAGCCCGTGGGCGTGATGCGCCTGCGCATACTTCGGTTCAGGCCGCTCGTGGTGCCACCTGCTCGCCCGTCGCCTCCGCAACCCGCGATCAATCAGGACACCGCTTTCTTTTGGCAAGGCCTGAAATCCGGGCAGTTGCTGATCCAGCGGTGCACGTCTTGCGGCGTGTTGCGACACCCGCCCGGTCCGGCCTGTACCGAATGCCATGGCCTTGACTGGGACACGGTCACGTCGAGCGGCCGGGGCAAACTGTTCTCGTTCGTGGTGATTCACCAGCCCAAGCACCCCGCTTTTGACTACCCATTGCCCGTTGGCCTGATCGAGCTGGAAGAGGGCACGCGCCTTGTCGCGCCCATCCAATGCACCGACGCTTCGTCGCTGCGAACCGGGATGCCCATGGCAGTCTTCATCGAATCGGTGGATGGCGAAGACCGGTTGCCCTGGTTCCGACCCGTGAGCGAGGTCTGA